One genomic segment of Drosophila melanogaster chromosome 3R includes these proteins:
- the CG14636 gene encoding uncharacterized protein, isoform B, which yields MAKPRCSGWQSFIVLMVCLPSCISLSRIDEGPSVTGKPALVRTELRFGRNLDPSKVRVINFKSSTGDDVEILVGKNSRKARAEDAAGSFFVRSADVKRRLVPPTGRVNASGRQITFQHSPALLKQSELAQEMGAYHQRKAEAEQRQAKLIQLQLSKAQNKMIEHQAVQGDFRRGRQIAVDVSWENYRPQLPTQTPKIFRKNISLAADRHWPPFDMDDSVEILPRLQRLSHRPVLSSSRDTEFAASDIQEYLAGERDTRAYISSVSNQGHRPHNLITKHNYNSLPQKSKYVTYLPHSVVVTASAGVATSTTAIPRRQTGGHGSPHHNPIGHGIQSVVEGPAVTLIEGVRVPDSAEDKVKTWRNARVLNNQLVPYPEGYTPPRAQMPSFDR from the coding sequence ATGGCAAAGCCACGCTGCTCGGGATGGCAATCCTTTATTGTTCTTATGGTCTGCTTGCCAAGCTGTATATCCTTATCGCGCATAGACGAAGGCCCGAGCGTAACCGGAAAGCCAGCCCTAGTTCGGACGGAATTGCGCTTTGGACGGAACCTTGACCCCTCTAAGGTGCGAGTGATAAACTTCAAGTCCAGCACGGGCGATGATGTAGAAATCCTGGTCGGGAAAAACAGTCGCAAGGCCCGCGCCGAGGATGCGGCAGGGTCCTTTTTCGTGCGAAGCGCGGATGTCAAGCGGCGCCTCGTACCGCCCACAGGCAGGGTAAACGCTAGTGGTCGCCAGATCACCTTTCAGCACAGCCCTGCATTACTAAAGCAGAGTGAACTGGCTCAGGAGATGGGCGCTTATCACCAGCGCAAGGCAGAGGCGGAGCAGCGCCAAGCTAAACTTATCCAGCTGCAGCTGTCCAAGGCGCAGAACAAGATGATAGAGCACCAGGCAGTGCAGGGGGACTTCCGCCGTGGTCGCCAGATCGCTGTTGACGTGTCCTGGGAAAACTACCGCCCTCAGCTTCCAACCCAGACACCAAAAATTTTCCGCAAGAACATTTCGTTGGCAGCAGATCGCCATTGGCCACCATTCGACATGGACGATTCGGTGGAGATCCTGCCACGATTGCAGCGATTGTCGCATCGACCTGTGCTCTCCTCTTCCAGGGACACGGAGTTCGCCGCTTCCGACATACAGGAGTACTTAGCGGGCGAAAGGGATACTAGGGCCTATATCAGCAGTGTGTCCAATCAGGGACACCGTCCCCACAACCTCATAACCAAGCACAACTACAACTCGCTACCGCAAAAGTCTAAATACGTGACCTACTTGCCACACTCTGTAGTAGTGACGGCCAGTGCGGGCGTTGCCACGTCCACGACCGCAATCCCGCGCCGTCAAACTGGCGGCCACGGGAGTCCACACCACAACCCTATCGGCCACGGCATCCAAAGTGTTGTAGAAGGCCCCGCTGTAACGCTAATCGAGGGTGTACGAGTTCCGGACAGCGCGGAGGACAAGGTGAAGACCTGGCGCAATGCTCGCGTCCTGAACAATCAGTTGGTGCCATATCCAGAGGGTTACACGCCGCCAAGGGCACAGATGCCCAGTTTCGACCGATAG